GATTGGCTGTCACTGGAAATTGTATCAACAGAAGTCGAACATTCACTTATTTCAGATTCGACACTACTTGAAGTCTGATTGTGGAAAAATGTCAATACTGATTTATTAGAATCGCCGAAATTTGTAAAACCTACACCCACCAACGTTAATAAAAAGTTTTCCATGGGcaccatttttgaaaatagcTTCATTACAGTTTCCAATATCTTATCCACTCGATCCggtttatttttcaaactagTAAACCAGGATTTATCAGACGGTTGTTGCCGCGACTCCCGGCTATTATTagtttttaattcattattataagtTCTGACCGTTACTTTAATTGTTTTCGGTATTCTTCCATCCTCATCTACTTGAATCAACAATTTTTTAATCAAGTTTGTATACTTCTGGCGTACAACACCCATATTGGTGACCGACTTTATAAACGCATCCTCAACACTGATACTTTGAGGCTTACCGCTGACTTTCACCTCGGAATTATCAACTCCAAAACTAGAATCCTTCAACCAAGAAGCTGTATGTTTGGGGAAATGTTTCTCTAACAACCCTGACTCACAACTTTGCAGGTCTTCTATAGAGGAAACACCAATACTGTTCAACGTTTCCACAAGTTTATGACCTATTCCTGGGATCGATTTCAATTCTTTCTGAGTGAGCATCAACTGTAATGATCTCGAAGGGAAAACGGTGGTCTGCTGATTGGGTTTGTGAACACGACACGCCAACTTGGCAAGCAATTTGTTGTGAGCGACTCCAGCGCAACATGTGAGGCCCAAATCATTCTTCACTTTATCCCTCATCTCTTTTGCAATAACTGAACCCATCTTCAACCTATCGATACAACCACAATTGCAGTTTTGAACAACACCTTCTCCGAAACAATTGCCAACCAGTTCAACTGTTTTTCCATTCAAAGATTCCAAACGTTGCAAACACAACTTGGTGACATCGACATGCGCCTCATCTATTCCAGACCTTTCAACAACGGGGCTAAACGTTTTCAAAATACCAGAAATCAAGGAAGAAATATGTTTGTATGGGGTCAAGTCTTCACCATTAACTAGAATCAATTCTGGACACACTTTCTTAGCTTCGGTTATAGTCATACACTTTTTCACACCAAACTCCCTAGCAATGTAGTTACTTGTGATGACGTAATTCTTTTGTTTAATGCCCAGAGGTTTGGTCGTGAGGAGGGGGTTTTTGAGCATTTCAACCTGCGCATAGAAGCAATCAACATCCAGATGTACTACCACTCTAGAGTGCTCCGAATCCAAATTGGACGCATCAAATGATTCGAAATCTTCCTCCATCCTGCAATAGGAAACTGCTATCACTAACTAAAGTAACTGTTGCACAATTGAcaacattttaaaatgtttttgcCTTTGTTATCATAAAGCCAACCACCAATTCCCACTTCAAGGACAGGTAACTAGCCAAATTTGAGGGAAAaccttcaatttgaaaaatatgaaagaaaccttcaattaaattttgaaaaatatgacaaGAGTatgaatatttctttctttgttGTACTCTTGCCAGTTAACTACCGTGGGACATCTCTAATCAGTTTACAAGCTAATACCGGCAATCCGCACATTCACCTGTCGGTATGGATTCACCCGTCATGTCGGATTAAGCAACCAACTAACTTTGTTCGTGCCACTGTTTTTATCTGGATCTGGAATCCCCAGTCTTCGACAACGATAACAAGTATGAAATATTAGCGCGGTTCTACTAAAATTAGGTgattatcttgaaaaaaaaataagattAGACCCAACCTTTAGGGCGCACAAACACAACACCAAATTCAAATTTAGCGCGGACAACTATAATCCTTAACCTTTCCGGGCAAACTTCAACATCCAAAACCAAATATACCCTAAAAATTCCATGTGCTGAAAGTCATTTCAACTTATCACGCCCCTGAGACAATTTACCATTAaaataaatagtttttaaaatgcaGAAAAATGAATAGGATCAAGTGTACAAAtctttaaatatattttgtagttataACGTGTTGGATGAACAATGCTAACATAACCTACAGCTACACAAGTTTACATTCATGTGTGAATCTTGATGTTTTGtaaattatataaatcaatacaagaaatatagataaaaatagatCTGAAAGCAATATctttaaaattacaaaaaaggaaaaaacaCTACAGATAGGTAATTATTTAGGGCAATACAAGTAGGTAATGCATGCAGTATGCATAAACTGCAAAGTAACATTCAAAGGCCGattaatttcatattaattcatAGTAAACaagaaaattaattgaattcacaatattttaataaatttagagTATTATTCAACCATAGTTTAGAATGTAATAACACACGCAGAATAACACATAAGATACGTTATGGAAGCTTGGCCACGCTGACTACATAACCAGTCTTATAaagattaatttttgtaataaatggAATGTTGATGAAAATAGCTGGATGGAAATTACATGTTGAGGAATTAGAAGTTATTCAAGAAATGCAATATGGAAATTACaggaataagaaaatattcttGTTCTTACCTTACAAAAGCTGTTCCTACTCGGTTACAACTTCACACGTGAAGGATTTTGTGAATAGAATTCGCAGAGGAAGAGCTTGCATCAAAGCGGATGTTGAGAACGGAAAGTATTGCCAACAGTTGCATTCGAAAATTTATCCGTCTATGATAAGACTTTTCAGCGCCTTCTATCTGAACACAACtgaatttgaaagattgaaattgcTCAATATGAAGTAGACGTATATTCAGTTATTTGAAGAATCTAtcttaatattgtaaattatcattatttttttatcattatttattatcaatattgtaaattatcattatttttgtttgaatccGTATTATTCACTAATGATGTAACTTTTGATCAATAAACTTTTAGTAATTATCTCTTATctctatttcaaataataattatcaatttcaataagcATGAGCTACAAACGGAAGcgacaaatttaataattccaCAAAGTATGAGGtggaaatttaataattttcttactTTGTATAGGAATAACTCCCTAATCAATAGATGAAATAGGACATAAACTGTAGATCTGTTCATCCTTAAAATGATGAAATCAAATATAGCTTGATATCTTGATTTGGAGGCAATATATACTTGTTTTACAAAACCCTTTTAAAAACAACCAAGatcttaaaataaaaatctttcttAGTCCTTCAAGTTATCCTTCCATTGAAGTGGCACAATAATATTGCTATTCATGTTATTCATTTTAAAGTCACCTTGTTTGGTGACATCCatagttttttattcatttcttttACAACGGTTTTAAAAATAGCAATGTAAGTTAGATACTAAAATAAAAACAGACgaatttatgaattaattaatttatgaatcaatcatattattttatagtttaCAATAGTTGGTCAGTgcattaaaatataattcatttacaTTACAAAAGATGTTGAACCTCCATTATTAATATTGAGATTTATAAAAAGCAGAATTTAGATgtgtatcaaattatttgatttcaGACGCGGCCTGTATTCCATCTCTTAGAA
Above is a window of Nilaparvata lugens isolate BPH chromosome 4, ASM1435652v1, whole genome shotgun sequence DNA encoding:
- the LOC111059610 gene encoding DNA polymerase iota; translated protein: MEEDFESFDASNLDSEHSRVVVHLDVDCFYAQVEMLKNPLLTTKPLGIKQKNYVITSNYIAREFGVKKCMTITEAKKVCPELILVNGEDLTPYKHISSLISGILKTFSPVVERSGIDEAHVDVTKLCLQRLESLNGKTVELVGNCFGEGVVQNCNCGCIDRLKMGSVIAKEMRDKVKNDLGLTCCAGVAHNKLLAKLACRVHKPNQQTTVFPSRSLQLMLTQKELKSIPGIGHKLVETLNSIGVSSIEDLQSCESGLLEKHFPKHTASWLKDSSFGVDNSEVKVSGKPQSISVEDAFIKSVTNMGVVRQKYTNLIKKLLIQVDEDGRIPKTIKVTVRTYNNELKTNNSRESRQQPSDKSWFTSLKNKPDRVDKILETVMKLFSKMVPMENFLLTLVGVGFTNFGDSNKSVLTFFHNQTSSSVESEISECSTSVDTISSDSQSRKRSFPETKDSDPSCSSSISESNVENFLQSNVGVNEPTDSDVIPRCPAVDLSVWCELPLDIRREIVSSCASHEQCNRFNFKLTDTPKIPVSFKNSETPKVPVPFKKSKKDSKSVKQNSIKKYFSK